Proteins from one Candidatus Neomarinimicrobiota bacterium genomic window:
- a CDS encoding amidohydrolase family protein — protein MGQRLKFVILLAVGLGLSILANAQPEPMYIEGGTIYTLNDEIIENGIIRLENGKITYVGRRITIPKDAIVLEAVGKYITPGFILANTTLGLDTDNETDLVNRQPITPGFRMMDVVDISNPAFSEAILHGITAANIMPQPDRPIPGVGTLVKTAGDRYLDRVVNEMSALSINLIRASHPNVQARERSLASEVESIILIRNWLREANRIREAREDFQSGYSDFDIDGHTQMLIRTINQEIPVFIYANTPTEIERGLSLREDYDFSPVFVGMEQIDMFWERFSDWQPQIITGPLTQYNPEGFLPAVSIEKADSLFQRNFRFHLQVDQYNDDGLAGVQNLVYQAALLQRLGMSTEQALKTITTIPAEMLHVEDRLGTIEVGKDADLNIFSEPPLESLSLPDIVMVNGHIVNESYR, from the coding sequence ATGGGCCAGAGACTAAAATTCGTAATATTACTGGCGGTAGGCCTTGGCCTTTCGATCCTGGCGAATGCGCAGCCAGAGCCGATGTATATCGAAGGCGGCACGATTTACACTCTGAACGACGAAATTATCGAAAATGGCATTATCCGGCTGGAAAACGGCAAAATTACCTATGTTGGCCGTCGGATTACTATCCCCAAAGATGCCATAGTCCTGGAAGCTGTCGGCAAATATATTACCCCGGGATTTATTCTCGCCAACACTACCCTTGGATTGGATACCGACAACGAAACGGATCTGGTAAATCGTCAGCCGATAACTCCAGGATTCCGGATGATGGATGTAGTAGATATCAGCAATCCGGCATTTTCGGAAGCTATACTGCATGGGATAACCGCCGCCAACATAATGCCCCAACCGGATCGCCCCATCCCTGGGGTTGGTACCTTAGTGAAGACTGCTGGCGACCGGTATCTGGACCGGGTTGTAAATGAAATGAGCGCGTTGAGTATCAATTTAATCCGGGCCTCGCACCCCAACGTACAAGCACGGGAACGAAGTTTAGCCTCGGAGGTGGAATCCATAATTCTGATTAGAAACTGGCTTCGGGAGGCCAACCGAATTCGGGAAGCGCGGGAAGACTTTCAATCGGGCTATTCCGATTTTGATATCGACGGGCACACCCAAATGCTTATTCGGACCATAAACCAGGAAATTCCCGTCTTTATCTATGCAAATACGCCCACGGAGATTGAGCGTGGACTGTCGCTGCGGGAAGACTATGATTTCTCCCCGGTTTTTGTCGGAATGGAACAGATCGATATGTTTTGGGAGCGATTTTCGGACTGGCAGCCTCAGATTATTACCGGCCCATTGACTCAATATAACCCGGAAGGATTTCTACCGGCCGTATCAATAGAGAAAGCCGATTCCTTATTTCAGCGGAACTTTCGGTTCCATCTCCAGGTTGACCAATACAACGACGACGGTCTCGCCGGCGTGCAAAACCTGGTATATCAAGCTGCATTGCTTCAACGGCTTGGCATGTCCACGGAACAGGCGTTGAAAACCATAACAACAATCCCAGCAGAAATGTTACATGTGGAGGACAGACTGGGCACAATCGAGGTCGGCAAAGATGCCGATTTGAATATTTTTAGCGAACCGCCGTTGGAATCATTATCCTTACCGGATATAGTCATGGTTAATGGTCATATCGTAAATGAGTCATATCGATAG
- a CDS encoding NAD-dependent deacylase: protein MEVDPFLFEQLESAKHIVALTGAGISAESGIPTFRGEEGLWKKMKPEELANFDAFMDNPDRVSEWYAHRREIIDNVKPNPGHQALAEMETLFDYVTIITQNVDGLHQRAGSNNVIELHGNIYRNYCIDCGKRYDYGNMKNGQGVPTCDECEGYIRPDVVWFGESLPVDAIQEAERHAATADVLFSIGTSAVVYPAAGIPRTAKGHDAYLVEINPEHTDISLIADETIREQSGIALPELMNQYRHWIQSE from the coding sequence ATGGAGGTCGATCCATTTCTGTTTGAACAGTTAGAATCTGCGAAACATATAGTCGCTTTGACAGGGGCGGGGATTTCAGCCGAAAGCGGCATCCCGACATTTCGCGGTGAAGAGGGGCTCTGGAAAAAGATGAAGCCGGAAGAACTGGCCAACTTCGATGCATTTATGGATAATCCGGACCGGGTTTCTGAATGGTACGCTCATCGACGTGAGATCATCGATAACGTCAAACCTAATCCGGGGCACCAAGCATTGGCGGAGATGGAGACCTTGTTCGATTACGTCACAATTATTACTCAGAATGTGGACGGACTGCATCAGCGTGCCGGGAGCAATAATGTGATTGAACTGCACGGAAACATCTACAGAAATTATTGCATTGATTGTGGCAAGCGATACGATTACGGAAATATGAAAAACGGCCAGGGTGTCCCGACGTGCGATGAATGCGAGGGATATATTCGCCCGGATGTCGTATGGTTTGGCGAATCGTTACCAGTGGATGCTATCCAGGAAGCGGAGCGTCACGCAGCGACCGCAGATGTGCTTTTTTCAATCGGAACCTCAGCTGTTGTCTATCCCGCTGCAGGGATTCCACGGACGGCGAAAGGGCACGATGCTTATCTGGTTGAAATCAACCCGGAGCATACCGATATTTCTTTGATCGCCGATGAAACAATTCGGGAACAATCTGGTATAGCTTTACCTGAACTTATGAATCAATATAGACACTGGATACAGAGTGAATAA
- a CDS encoding tetratricopeptide repeat protein: MNKFLPLILITLFLTGCIYFNTVYNARTAYNTGYESYRKDLRQSSTVSRETEDHFQRAVQKGKKILTEYPDSKYVAEAYLLIGKSYYYLDKPGLARDYLNDLNSNFPNSSLRGEARLFLGKAYFQLEEYPLARHEFESIIENSDQKSLRAQAWLALSDLEKAEGNSDLMLEAVQSAIAIAEDNEVKADAAWRTGQWAMDNNQYDEAERFFNQAADFTRKPQFDRQIRVQMVTVYRKQGKYDRAMERLQSWLAGEEYQEFYPQLEIERGLIYEQTGDTVKAKSSYQYVTQNYPNTVSAATGYYYLGKIAFEQMEYDSAKVHFDNTVRIGKENRFITEAREKSRSIGQLQKLETLQKTHRDNFIQTYIAKEHPEMLESKQDTVSAESDSLMEKEESTVSDAPVGSESGSEFLSLGQGEEEETAAFTFDEIRPWLMKQDSIQGLDSYLEKRYAIAELFIFDLNKPHRGLAICDSLLNIAPDTEFKAKALLLQAYTYQNVLNRPERAENLVMRVRENYPDARALIEYDGKDLIEKPTTPSVVSDLKQRYNTADSLIVRNQYSKARELLESIYRSYPESKYGPKALYVTGWLYENKLMVLDSAVSRYQQFRDQYPQHEMSSTVSARLRDLTSIQTALATPAEPDTGSGGVSDLPVTSDTTDTILENE; the protein is encoded by the coding sequence GTGAATAAATTCTTACCATTAATTCTTATTACATTGTTTCTCACCGGATGTATCTACTTTAATACCGTCTATAACGCCCGAACCGCCTACAATACAGGGTATGAATCCTACCGGAAGGATCTCCGCCAGAGCAGCACGGTCTCCCGCGAGACAGAAGACCATTTTCAGCGTGCCGTCCAGAAAGGAAAAAAAATCCTGACTGAATATCCGGATTCAAAGTATGTGGCTGAGGCCTATCTGTTAATCGGGAAATCGTACTATTATCTGGACAAACCCGGGTTGGCGCGTGATTATCTCAACGATTTAAACAGTAACTTTCCTAACAGTTCATTGCGGGGAGAAGCCAGGCTTTTTCTTGGGAAAGCCTATTTCCAGTTGGAGGAATATCCGTTAGCGCGGCATGAGTTCGAATCTATCATAGAAAATAGCGATCAGAAGTCGCTTCGGGCTCAGGCCTGGTTAGCTTTGTCGGATTTAGAAAAGGCCGAAGGCAATTCCGATCTGATGCTGGAAGCCGTACAGTCCGCTATTGCCATCGCCGAGGATAACGAAGTAAAGGCGGACGCCGCTTGGCGTACCGGGCAGTGGGCGATGGATAACAATCAGTATGACGAGGCGGAACGCTTTTTTAATCAGGCTGCGGATTTTACACGCAAACCTCAGTTTGATCGCCAAATCCGCGTCCAAATGGTAACGGTGTACAGAAAACAGGGGAAATATGACAGGGCTATGGAGCGACTACAATCGTGGCTGGCCGGTGAGGAGTACCAGGAGTTTTATCCCCAACTGGAAATTGAACGCGGATTGATTTATGAGCAGACAGGCGATACGGTAAAAGCCAAAAGCTCCTATCAATATGTGACACAGAATTATCCCAATACTGTTTCCGCAGCAACCGGGTATTATTATCTTGGAAAGATTGCATTTGAGCAGATGGAATATGACTCGGCCAAGGTGCATTTCGACAACACAGTTAGAATCGGCAAAGAGAACAGGTTTATAACCGAAGCCCGGGAAAAAAGCCGGTCAATCGGGCAATTGCAAAAGTTAGAAACTCTGCAGAAAACCCATCGGGACAATTTTATTCAGACGTATATTGCTAAAGAACATCCGGAGATGCTGGAATCCAAGCAGGATACGGTGAGTGCGGAGTCAGATTCACTGATGGAGAAAGAAGAATCTACTGTATCCGATGCACCGGTCGGCTCGGAGTCAGGTTCCGAGTTTCTATCCCTGGGACAGGGCGAAGAGGAAGAAACAGCAGCATTTACCTTCGACGAAATCCGTCCATGGTTGATGAAGCAGGACTCTATCCAGGGATTGGACAGTTATCTTGAGAAAAGATACGCTATCGCCGAGTTATTCATATTCGATTTAAATAAACCACACAGAGGTCTCGCAATCTGTGACAGTTTACTGAACATTGCGCCAGATACTGAATTTAAGGCAAAAGCGCTGCTATTGCAGGCATACACCTATCAAAACGTCCTGAACAGGCCTGAACGGGCGGAGAACTTAGTAATGCGGGTCCGTGAAAACTATCCGGATGCCAGGGCACTCATTGAGTACGATGGAAAAGACTTGATAGAGAAACCGACAACGCCGTCTGTGGTATCCGATTTAAAGCAGCGATATAATACGGCTGATTCCCTCATTGTCCGGAATCAATATTCTAAGGCCAGGGAACTCCTCGAATCTATTTACAGGAGCTATCCGGAGTCTAAATACGGCCCCAAAGCGCTTTATGTTACGGGATGGCTTTACGAAAACAAACTCATGGTGCTGGATTCGGCTGTATCACGATATCAGCAATTCCGGGACCAATATCCGCAGCACGAAATGTCTAGTACTGTTTCCGCCCGACTCCGGGATTTGACATCTATCCAAACCGCACTGGCCACACCAGCTGAACCTGATACTGGCTCCGGCGGCGTCTCCGATTTGCCGGTTACCTCTGATACCACGGATACAATACTTGAAAATGAATAA
- a CDS encoding dihydroorotate dehydrogenase electron transfer subunit, giving the protein MNNTVLRQAPVVANDEVANEIFWMRLKAPQISAVNQPGQFINILTNPDGEPLWRRPFSVARVSGELIEIIYKAIGIGTYQMAGLQPGDTANIIGPLGNQFSVNPEEEGIPLLIGGGLGFAPLVILRDFFVEKGIHPVLFMGALNKNEHYYREDPDTELFLTTDDGSLGYHGLVTEQLVEYLDKAPGGQKFVAYSCGPEPMMKAVARICADRNISLQLSIEREMACGIGLCQGCSIEQRPPHKTYALVCKDGPIFNAENLAFTE; this is encoded by the coding sequence ATGAATAATACCGTTTTACGCCAGGCGCCTGTCGTTGCAAATGACGAAGTAGCCAACGAAATTTTCTGGATGAGGCTCAAAGCCCCGCAAATTTCCGCAGTAAACCAACCAGGACAGTTTATCAATATTCTCACAAATCCCGACGGAGAACCCCTGTGGCGACGCCCATTTAGCGTGGCCAGAGTCTCGGGCGAACTGATTGAAATCATTTACAAGGCTATTGGTATCGGAACCTATCAAATGGCGGGGTTGCAACCGGGAGACACGGCGAACATCATTGGCCCACTGGGAAATCAGTTTTCCGTTAATCCGGAAGAGGAGGGCATTCCGCTTCTGATTGGTGGCGGTCTTGGCTTCGCTCCGCTCGTAATACTACGGGACTTCTTCGTTGAAAAAGGGATTCATCCGGTACTATTCATGGGAGCCTTAAACAAAAATGAGCATTATTACCGGGAGGATCCCGATACCGAATTATTCCTGACAACCGATGACGGCTCCCTGGGGTACCATGGACTGGTGACGGAGCAGTTGGTTGAATATCTGGACAAGGCCCCGGGCGGACAAAAATTCGTCGCGTATAGCTGCGGCCCCGAACCAATGATGAAAGCGGTTGCGCGAATTTGTGCAGATCGCAATATTTCACTCCAATTATCTATAGAGCGGGAAATGGCATGCGGTATCGGACTGTGCCAGGGCTGCTCAATCGAACAGCGGCCGCCGCACAAGACGTATGCGCTGGTGTGCAAGGACGGTCCTATCTTCAACGCTGAAAATCTGGCTTTTACGGAATAG
- a CDS encoding dihydroorotate dehydrogenase: MADLTTYLDQLTLKNPVMTASGTFGYGDELPDYVDLGAFGGIVTKSLTGQPREGNAPPRIVETSSGMLNSIGLANIGVEAFIREKLPIVREKDMVLIVNIAGSKMEEYCRVLELLDAEEGIDGYEINVSCPNVKEGGMEFGVSEPHLEKLISQLRALTDRPIITKLSPNVTSIQSMAKAAVNGGTDILSLVNTLVGSKIDIERQEPVLSTVFGGLSGPAIKPVAIAQVFKVSEAVDVPIIGIGGIKTAADIIEFLMAGASAIEIGTLNYRDPGLGPKLVPEITKWLDEHDFTTLEEIIGIAHE, from the coding sequence ATGGCAGACCTCACGACCTATCTTGACCAATTGACGCTCAAAAACCCTGTTATGACCGCCAGTGGCACCTTTGGATATGGCGATGAGCTGCCGGACTACGTGGACCTCGGCGCATTTGGTGGCATTGTCACCAAATCACTAACAGGGCAGCCCAGGGAAGGGAATGCGCCGCCGCGAATCGTGGAAACATCCAGCGGCATGCTTAATTCCATCGGATTGGCGAATATTGGTGTCGAGGCATTCATCCGGGAGAAATTGCCGATTGTCCGTGAAAAAGATATGGTGTTGATTGTCAACATTGCCGGGAGCAAAATGGAAGAGTATTGCCGGGTGCTGGAGCTGCTGGATGCCGAAGAGGGTATTGACGGATATGAAATCAACGTGTCGTGTCCGAATGTAAAAGAGGGCGGCATGGAATTCGGGGTATCGGAGCCTCATCTGGAAAAGCTCATCTCACAACTCCGGGCATTGACAGACCGTCCGATTATAACTAAGCTCTCGCCTAACGTGACTTCGATTCAGTCTATGGCAAAGGCGGCTGTAAACGGGGGAACGGATATACTTTCTCTGGTTAATACGCTTGTCGGTAGTAAAATAGACATTGAACGACAGGAGCCGGTGCTGAGTACGGTGTTTGGCGGGCTCTCAGGACCCGCAATAAAGCCGGTGGCGATTGCCCAGGTTTTTAAGGTATCTGAAGCGGTGGACGTGCCGATTATAGGCATCGGAGGCATTAAAACGGCCGCAGACATTATCGAATTCCTGATGGCTGGTGCGTCGGCCATAGAGATCGGGACCTTGAATTATCGCGATCCCGGACTGGGTCCCAAATTGGTCCCGGAGATTACCAAGTGGCTCGATGAACACGATTTTACCACTCTGGAAGAAATTATCGGAATCGCACATGAATAG
- a CDS encoding septal ring lytic transglycosylase RlpA family protein translates to MNTILPLWKKLSESHMNRFIKIGVLLVVAAGLYDCTPSPRFTSTPSKSKSKTTKKTKKQSPPKLSSKFRVGQSFVGIASYYADDFHGKQTANGETFDMYGITAAHKTLPFNTVVRVTNLNNEMSVLVRINDRGPFIPGRVLDLSYGAAKKLGMVAAGTGKVRIEIVELGDGKYAR, encoded by the coding sequence ATGAACACGATTTTACCACTCTGGAAGAAATTATCGGAATCGCACATGAATAGGTTTATTAAAATAGGTGTGCTGTTGGTTGTTGCCGCCGGATTATATGACTGCACACCATCGCCGCGGTTCACATCGACGCCGTCCAAATCAAAGTCAAAGACAACTAAGAAGACCAAGAAACAATCGCCGCCTAAACTGAGCTCAAAATTTCGCGTAGGACAGTCCTTCGTCGGAATCGCTTCCTATTACGCCGATGATTTTCACGGGAAGCAAACCGCCAATGGAGAAACCTTCGATATGTACGGCATTACTGCCGCGCACAAGACGTTACCGTTTAATACTGTTGTACGGGTGACAAACCTCAATAACGAAATGTCTGTTCTGGTACGCATAAATGATCGGGGGCCATTTATTCCCGGACGCGTGCTGGATTTATCCTATGGAGCCGCAAAAAAATTGGGGATGGTCGCGGCCGGTACCGGGAAGGTACGAATCGAAATCGTGGAGCTGGGGGACGGAAAATATGCCCGGTGA
- a CDS encoding phosphatidate cytidylyltransferase produces MSEAIQRITVSIIGIPLILAAIWFGQYYFLAFVAAVALLGLSELFSMAKTLDIVPSRFIGGIATLGILWAFYIGTPALIITILISATLLSLFLEMVTTSEQPLQNVSVTLFGLLYLGVGAGSMIGIRESGVFNDYIFTGQLVILIFAGVWICDTVAYFLGIRFGKHRLFEKVSPKKSVEGAVAGLLGAMAFVFGVYFSELVPGITLRMAVILAIIIGISGQAGDLMESWLKRRTDIKDSSSLIPGHGGVLDRFDSLLVVSPLIFIAIQLDVF; encoded by the coding sequence TTGAGCGAAGCGATTCAACGGATCACAGTTTCCATTATCGGTATACCGCTGATACTTGCCGCCATCTGGTTTGGGCAGTATTATTTTCTGGCCTTCGTTGCGGCAGTGGCGCTCCTTGGCCTGTCTGAATTATTTTCCATGGCAAAAACATTGGATATCGTTCCGAGCCGTTTTATTGGAGGGATCGCTACTCTTGGTATCCTCTGGGCATTTTATATCGGAACCCCTGCCTTAATCATAACTATTTTAATCAGTGCAACTCTTCTTAGCCTTTTCCTTGAGATGGTCACAACTTCGGAGCAGCCCCTTCAGAATGTATCAGTAACCCTGTTTGGGTTATTGTATCTCGGGGTTGGTGCCGGAAGCATGATAGGTATCAGGGAAAGTGGGGTATTCAACGACTACATTTTCACCGGACAGCTAGTAATTTTAATTTTCGCTGGGGTCTGGATCTGTGATACCGTAGCATATTTTCTTGGAATTCGATTCGGGAAACACCGGCTATTCGAAAAAGTGAGTCCAAAAAAATCAGTGGAGGGGGCTGTCGCCGGATTGTTAGGTGCAATGGCATTCGTTTTTGGGGTCTATTTTTCGGAGTTGGTCCCGGGAATTACACTACGGATGGCAGTCATACTTGCGATAATCATTGGAATCTCCGGACAAGCCGGTGATCTTATGGAATCCTGGCTGAAGCGCCGGACGGATATCAAGGATTCGTCCTCACTGATACCGGGGCATGGCGGGGTATTGGATCGGTTTGATTCGTTGCTGGTCGTCAGTCCGTTAATATTTATCGCAATTCAACTTGACGTATTTTAA
- a CDS encoding peptide-binding protein, with protein sequence MRKSLIILVALAGVVFMACGGGGDKKMSEDIRFVTMPDGQRIPQGGTLIVGLISDVKALNPYISTTVQASNIESLIFMTLADINKDLLTYSPRLAKSWEFSEDRKTLTFHLRNDVYWADGEKTTAKDVVFSHEVAVDPRVAWSAIRWKDYITDVTAVDDTTVVFTFDRVYPYQMMDATVGPIIPEHLLGDIKPENLATAEYNLDPIGNGPYKLKSWRQQQQIELEANPDYYEEGKPHLDRIVYRIVPDRTALLTQLKTGEIDMLENVPMKEFQQLKKNFKAGKTDIKPYEFMGRTYDYVAWNTIDPEKYDPDVHTTVESFDQIPNPFFADAKIRRAMTHAIDRELIREAIGYGLLVEMRGPIAPILWAYDESLPRIEYDPEQARQLLSDAGWIDSNGDGIRDKDGRKFQFIMKTNTGNERREQACTLIQDMLSKVGVKMEIRMEEGVTFFDNLDQKQFEAALAGWSVGLKVDMTTTFHSRSVLDKFNFPSYRNPEFDRINDQAKFEMDRERAKELWSKAQRILIEDQPYTWLFYTKSGHGLHKRFKDVIMDQRGTYVNVRDWWVPADERKY encoded by the coding sequence ATGCGTAAATCACTTATTATTCTGGTTGCGCTCGCCGGTGTCGTTTTTATGGCGTGTGGCGGCGGTGGTGATAAAAAAATGTCTGAGGATATCCGGTTTGTTACGATGCCGGATGGCCAAAGGATTCCGCAGGGCGGTACGCTTATTGTCGGGTTGATCAGCGATGTAAAGGCGCTCAATCCCTATATATCTACCACTGTACAAGCAAGTAATATCGAAAGCCTGATTTTTATGACGCTGGCGGACATCAATAAGGATTTATTGACATATTCTCCCCGGCTGGCAAAATCGTGGGAATTCTCAGAGGACCGGAAAACACTGACTTTCCATCTCCGTAACGACGTCTACTGGGCGGACGGGGAAAAGACGACTGCCAAAGATGTGGTATTTTCTCATGAGGTTGCCGTCGATCCCAGGGTTGCCTGGAGTGCTATTCGCTGGAAAGATTATATTACAGATGTAACCGCCGTTGACGACACGACAGTTGTTTTTACCTTTGATCGCGTGTACCCGTATCAAATGATGGACGCAACCGTCGGCCCCATTATCCCGGAACATCTTCTGGGAGATATTAAGCCCGAAAATCTTGCGACGGCCGAATACAATTTAGATCCCATAGGTAATGGTCCTTACAAGTTGAAGAGCTGGCGCCAGCAGCAGCAGATCGAACTAGAGGCAAATCCTGATTATTACGAAGAAGGCAAACCGCACCTGGACCGCATTGTCTACCGAATCGTTCCGGACAGAACGGCCTTATTGACCCAACTCAAAACCGGCGAAATCGATATGTTGGAAAATGTGCCAATGAAAGAATTCCAGCAGCTGAAGAAAAACTTCAAAGCCGGGAAGACCGACATCAAGCCCTATGAATTCATGGGCCGGACCTACGATTATGTGGCCTGGAATACTATCGATCCGGAAAAATATGACCCGGATGTCCATACGACGGTTGAATCGTTTGATCAGATCCCGAATCCATTTTTTGCCGATGCGAAAATACGGCGTGCAATGACTCACGCTATTGACCGGGAGCTCATCCGGGAAGCTATCGGTTACGGGTTGCTCGTGGAAATGCGCGGACCGATTGCGCCAATCCTCTGGGCGTACGATGAAAGCCTCCCCAGGATCGAATACGATCCAGAGCAGGCCAGGCAGCTCCTTTCAGATGCTGGATGGATAGACAGCAACGGAGATGGTATTCGGGACAAAGACGGCCGGAAATTTCAATTCATTATGAAAACAAATACGGGGAACGAGCGCAGGGAGCAGGCTTGTACGCTGATCCAGGATATGTTGTCCAAGGTGGGGGTCAAGATGGAAATCCGTATGGAAGAGGGCGTGACCTTCTTTGACAACCTGGATCAGAAGCAGTTTGAAGCCGCACTTGCCGGATGGAGCGTCGGCCTGAAAGTGGATATGACCACTACCTTCCATTCCAGGTCCGTGCTGGATAAATTTAACTTCCCCTCCTACCGCAATCCGGAGTTCGATCGGATTAACGATCAGGCCAAATTTGAGATGGATCGCGAGAGAGCAAAAGAACTTTGGAGTAAGGCGCAGCGTATCCTTATCGAAGATCAGCCTTACACCTGGCTTTTCTATACAAAATCCGGTCACGGTCTGCACAAGCGCTTCAAAGACGTGATCATGGATCAGCGTGGCACGTATGTGAATGTTCGGGACTGGTGGGTTCCGGCAGATGAGCGGAAATATTAA
- a CDS encoding ABC transporter permease: MLTYVIRRIGVAIPMIWLGLTLTFFIMRLAPGDPTTQYINPDFDPEVKELMLKKFGLDKPLHVQYWRWLTSFVQGDFGISFDRSRPVADVIEDAIYNTLILNGLALMVALLIGVVLGIFSAIKQYSKSDDVMTIVSLFFYSMPRFWLGLMLILIFSYVLGWLPTGGMTSINYEYMSAWGQFWDRVVHLILPVFVLGVASAASTMRYMRGSMLETIRQDFIRTARAKGLSERVVNFKHATRNAILPVVTLFGLSIPFIFSGSIITEIVFAWPGMGRVMLTAIFARDYPVAIAVVAIIYIMVTLGNLLADILYAAVDPRVRYGDGGGGE, translated from the coding sequence ATGTTGACATATGTTATTCGCCGCATCGGAGTCGCGATCCCGATGATTTGGCTGGGATTGACTCTGACCTTTTTTATCATGCGGCTGGCGCCAGGTGATCCCACAACACAGTATATTAATCCGGATTTTGACCCGGAAGTTAAAGAACTCATGCTGAAGAAATTTGGACTGGACAAGCCGTTGCATGTCCAGTACTGGCGGTGGCTTACCTCATTCGTGCAGGGAGACTTCGGTATTTCCTTTGACCGGTCCCGTCCGGTTGCGGATGTTATCGAAGATGCAATCTACAATACGCTTATCCTGAACGGATTAGCGCTGATGGTAGCGCTGCTGATCGGAGTGGTACTCGGGATATTTTCCGCCATAAAACAGTATTCAAAATCCGATGATGTTATGACCATTGTCTCGCTATTTTTCTACTCGATGCCTCGATTTTGGCTTGGCCTGATGCTGATCCTTATATTCTCGTATGTTCTTGGATGGCTGCCCACAGGGGGAATGACCTCCATTAATTACGAGTACATGTCGGCCTGGGGACAATTCTGGGACAGGGTGGTGCATCTGATATTGCCGGTGTTCGTGCTTGGTGTCGCATCCGCAGCCAGTACAATGCGGTATATGCGCGGCAGCATGTTGGAGACTATCCGGCAGGATTTTATCCGGACAGCCCGGGCCAAGGGACTCAGTGAGCGCGTCGTAAATTTTAAACATGCCACCCGAAATGCCATATTACCCGTCGTAACCCTGTTCGGTCTCTCCATTCCCTTTATTTTCAGTGGCAGCATTATTACGGAGATTGTGTTTGCCTGGCCAGGAATGGGGCGGGTCATGCTGACAGCAATTTTTGCCAGAGATTATCCTGTGGCTATTGCCGTCGTTGCTATTATTTATATTATGGTCACCCTCGGGAATCTCCTTGCGGATATATTGTACGCAGCCGTTGATCCCCGGGTTCGCTACGGAGACGGAGGCGGTGGTGAATAA
- a CDS encoding ABC transporter permease — protein MFFLPVIFFIWQPETVFSVFTGAAWDIYLASIYLFALFLTSFWLNIKLLQDFVTPDADAGISEWQIGIRRFKKNRRGMWGIVILGILYSVALLAPLISPHDPISQADVLNTRFLAPSLTSGYLLGTDGFGRDLLSRIIYGSRISLFIGFVSMTLSVGIGSIIGVVAGYFGKWIDSALMRLVDLMLGFPRLFLILIVIAFVGPSIFWIIAVLGLTGWMGVARLVRGQVLSLKEQEFILATRALGQRTIKILIKHLIPNTMAPIIVYATLNIGIVILVEAGLSFLGLGVQPPTPSWGNIVDLGRKNLIDAWWIATFPGFAIVLTVVSFNIVGDALRDAFDPRLRD, from the coding sequence ATGTTTTTTCTCCCGGTGATATTCTTTATTTGGCAACCGGAAACGGTCTTTAGTGTCTTCACCGGGGCAGCCTGGGATATCTATCTGGCGAGCATCTATTTGTTTGCTCTTTTTCTGACTTCGTTTTGGCTCAATATTAAATTATTGCAGGATTTTGTCACGCCCGACGCTGACGCAGGTATCAGTGAATGGCAGATTGGAATCCGGCGATTTAAAAAGAACCGACGCGGGATGTGGGGAATCGTGATTTTGGGAATTCTCTATAGCGTTGCGCTTTTGGCGCCCCTGATTTCGCCCCATGATCCCATATCCCAGGCGGATGTACTCAATACGCGGTTTTTAGCGCCGTCGCTGACTTCAGGCTATCTGTTGGGCACAGACGGTTTTGGCCGGGATCTCCTGAGCCGGATTATCTACGGATCGCGGATTTCGCTGTTCATCGGCTTTGTTTCGATGACACTGTCCGTGGGCATCGGCTCAATCATCGGGGTGGTAGCCGGGTACTTCGGTAAATGGATCGACAGCGCACTCATGCGACTGGTCGATTTGATGCTCGGATTTCCGCGGCTTTTTCTGATCCTGATTGTAATTGCCTTTGTGGGGCCATCTATTTTCTGGATTATTGCAGTCCTTGGCCTGACTGGCTGGATGGGCGTCGCCCGTCTCGTCAGGGGACAGGTGCTCTCGCTCAAAGAGCAGGAATTTATTCTTGCAACCCGGGCACTGGGGCAGCGCACCATAAAAATCCTGATTAAACACCTGATACCGAATACCATGGCGCCGATTATCGTTTACGCCACGCTCAACATCGGGATTGTAATTTTGGTGGAAGCAGGCTTAAGCTTTTTGGGACTTGGAGTACAACCTCCGACGCCGAGTTGGGGCAATATTGTGGACCTCGGCCGGAAGAATCTCATAGATGCCTGGTGGATCGCAACATTTCCGGGCTTTGCCATCGTTCTGACCGTTGTTTCGTTTAATATCGTCGGCGATGCGCTCCGGGATGCATTCGATCCCCGGCTCCGTGACTGA